A genomic segment from Canis aureus isolate CA01 chromosome 4, VMU_Caureus_v.1.0, whole genome shotgun sequence encodes:
- the LOC144313027 gene encoding uncharacterized protein LOC144313027 isoform X1, producing the protein MEDESYGRSYRSVSDGSQILLWLPRKIYDQKKNRFYLAAGAYKVRSYILETTLKKTILHFQTTLSCRLGVSAAVTLLGHVADVWAAQRHLFFSLNPLQVVQELPFFLFTWPKVVPSTNIQKVLVPPEYQTLLPLSRWANWPVMKASLLE; encoded by the exons ATGGAAGATGAAAGCTATGGCAGGAGTTACAGAAG TGTTTCTGACGGAAGTCAAATTCTTCTCTGGCTTCCAAGAAAGATTTATGaccaaaaaaagaacagattttacCTGGCAGCGGGTGCGTACAAG GTGAGGAGCTACATTCTTGAAACCACTCTCAAGAAAACAATCCTCCACTTCCAGACCACCCTGAGTTGTAGACTTGGGGTTTCGGCAGCAGTAACACTGCTGGGTCATGTGGCAGACGTCTGGGCAGCCCAGAGACATCTGTTCTTCAGCCTCAACCCTTTGCAAGTGGTTCAGgaacttccttttttcttgttcACTTGGCCCAAAGTTGTTCCTTCTACAAACATCCAGAAGGTGTTAGTACCACCAGAGTATCAGACTTTATTGCCGCTTTCCCGATGGGCAAATTGGCCTGTAATGAAGGCAAGCCTACTAGAATAG
- the LOC144313027 gene encoding uncharacterized protein LOC144313027 isoform X2 — MKAMAGVTEVFLTEVKFFSGFQERFMTKKRTDFTWQRVRSYILETTLKKTILHFQTTLSCRLGVSAAVTLLGHVADVWAAQRHLFFSLNPLQVVQELPFFLFTWPKVVPSTNIQKVLVPPEYQTLLPLSRWANWPVMKASLLE, encoded by the exons ATGAAAGCTATGGCAGGAGTTACAGAAG TGTTTCTGACGGAAGTCAAATTCTTCTCTGGCTTCCAAGAAAGATTTATGaccaaaaaaagaacagattttacCTGGCAGCGG GTGAGGAGCTACATTCTTGAAACCACTCTCAAGAAAACAATCCTCCACTTCCAGACCACCCTGAGTTGTAGACTTGGGGTTTCGGCAGCAGTAACACTGCTGGGTCATGTGGCAGACGTCTGGGCAGCCCAGAGACATCTGTTCTTCAGCCTCAACCCTTTGCAAGTGGTTCAGgaacttccttttttcttgttcACTTGGCCCAAAGTTGTTCCTTCTACAAACATCCAGAAGGTGTTAGTACCACCAGAGTATCAGACTTTATTGCCGCTTTCCCGATGGGCAAATTGGCCTGTAATGAAGGCAAGCCTACTAGAATAG